GTGCCGGCCACCGCCTCTACGACTTGGTGCGTCAGGCCTTGCCGAGGATCCGGTTCAGGTTCGTACCGCACTCGGGGCACTTGGCCTTGGCCATGCGCGTGCCCTTGTCGTTGACCTTGACCTCGCCGTCGGCGGTGCGCTTGGCCTTGCACTTGACGCAGTAGAACTCGCCGCTCCAGGTCTCTGCCATGAGGGCCCTCTCCTTGCTCTGAATTCCAGCCCGGGGGTGTGGCCCCGGGCAGTCGTTGGATGCTAACGGCAGAGGTTCCTGCCGTAGGCCGTTCGGCCCAGTCGGGATTCACCCTACGACAGCCTGACGCCGGCTCAAGCCCACCTCCCGGTCCAGGACCCGCCGGAATCCCGCGAGGAAAGCCCTTACCGAAACTTTCGCCCGGACGGAACAGGCTCCCGGTGAGCCGCCTCCGGAACAGCTCGGCTTCCCCTCCGAGCGGCCCCGGAAGCGGTCCGGGAGCCTGTTGACACCGACGCTATGAGGCCCGGGCCGAACCGGCAAGCCCAGGTTGTCCACCCCTGTGGATAACTCTGTGCGCAACCTGTGGGACGCGCCGCCGGGGGTTGTGGACCAGCGGGGGAACACGGTGTGAACAACGGCCGGCGGCAGGTTCAAAATCAGGCGCCTGACCTGCGAAAACATCGATGCACAGGATGTGGACCGAAGAAAGTTGTCCGATTCGGAGGGTACATTTTTGAGCCATGGCCGACTCTCCACCGCGCCCGATCCCGCCGTACGTGGACATCCGTCGCAGCAAGCGCCGCAAGCGCACGGTCAGCGCGTACCGCGACGGTGAGCGGGTGGTCGTGCTGATGCCCGACCGGCTGTCCGCCGCCGAGGAAGCGCGCTGGGTGGAGACCATGCTGGCGCGGCTGGAGAAGCAGCGCGGCCGATCCCGCGTGTCGGACGAAAAATTGTTGGCCAGAGCACACGAACTCGCGTGTCGCCACCTCCCAGAAGTGCCCGAACCTGCGTCGGTGAGGTGGGTTTCGAACCAAAACAGACGCTGGGGATCGTGTACTCCGGCGGATCGCTCGATCCGGTTGTCGACCCGGTTGCAGTCGATGCCGGCCTGGGTCGTGGACTACGTACTGGTGCACGAGCTGGCGCACCTGATCGAGCCGACCCACAACGCCAGCTTCTGGGCCCTGGTCCACCGCTACCCCAAGGCCGAGCGCGCCGAGGGCTACCTGGAAGGCGTCTCCGCCGCCTCCTCCCTGAACCTCGAAGACTTCTGACCCGCCCGGCTCCACCCCGGCAACTCCGGTCCCGTACGGCGTACGGAAAAGGGTGGGGTGGGGATTTCCCCAGGGTGCGGCCGGGGGCTTCCTGCATGGCCGGGGACGGGGTCCGGCGGCGAGGCTTTTGGCCGTAGCCAGCGCCACGCCAGGTGCGCTGGGTGGGGCGCCGGTCCGGCGCGGAGGGGCAGGAACGTTATGGCCAGGGGACAGATCACGGTCCGGGCGGCGCGCTGGAGCGCCACCCATCCGTGGCGGGCGATCGCGATGTGGGTGGTCGTGGTGATCGCCTGCTTCGCGCTCGGTTCGGTGACCGGGACGAAGCAGTCGAAGAACGAGGGGGACATCGGCGAGGTCACCCGGGCGGACACCATCGTCAAGTCCGGCAACTTCGACGACCCGGACGTGGAGAGCGTGCTGATCACGGCACCGTCCGGGCAGCTCGACCAGACGCAGGCGACCAAGGCGGCCGGCGTGGTCGTGCAGCGGATGCGCGCCCTCGGTGGGGTCGCGGAGGTCGCGCCGCCGATGCCGTCGCCGAAGCACGACGCGGTGATCGTCAGGGTGACCCTGAAGGACGCCGCCGAGGGTACGAAGGCGGATGCCCGGGTGCAGCCGCTGCTCGACACCACCGCGCAGGTCCAGCAGCAGTACCCGAATCTCCGGATCGAGGAGGTCGGTGGCGTCTCGATCGACAAGGCGCTGACCGAGACACTGGGCAAGGACTTCAAGCGCGCCGAGATGTTCAGCCTGCCGGTGACGCTGGCTATTCTGCTGATCGCGTTCGGTGCGCTGATCGCCGCGTCGGTGCCGCTGCTGCTCGCGCTGTCCGCGGTCGCCGCCGCGATCGGTCTCGCCGCCGCGGCGTCCCAGCTGGTGCCCGCGGTCGACGCGGTCAACAGCGTGATCCTGCTGATCGGGATGGCGGTCGGCGTCGACTACTCGCTGTTCTACCTCCGTCGTGAACGTGAGGAACGCGCCAAGGGTCGCGGCCACGTCGACGCGGTCGAGATCGCCGCGGCGACCTCCGGTCACGCCGTGGTCGTCTCCGGTACGGCGGTGATCATCTCGATGGCCGGGCTCTTCCTGGCCCGGGACGCGGTCTTCTCGTCCTTCGCGGTCGGCTCGATCCTCGTGGTCGCGGTGGCGGTCGTCGGTTCGCTGACGGTGCTCCCCGCCGTGCTCGCCAAGCTCGGGCGCTGGGTCGACAAGCCGCGGATTCCGCTGGTGTGGCGCCTGACCGCAAGCAAGGGCAAGCCCCGGTTCTGGCCGGCCGTGCTGAAGCCGGCCCTGAAGCACCCGGTCGCCACGCTGCTCGTCGCGGTCACCGCGCTGCTCGCGATCGCTTCGCCCGCGCTTGGCATGACGCTGAAGTTCCCCGGAACCGAGGATCTGCCGCGGACCACGTCGGTGATGAAGGCGTACGACCGGTTGACGGCGGCCTTCCCAAGTACAGGCACGAGCCACCAGGTTGCCGTACGAGCTCCGGCGAACCAGCAGCCCGCGGTGAAGGCGGCGCTGGCCGAGCTGATGCAGCGCACCAAGGGCGACAAGCTGTTCGCGGCGGATGGTCTGGAGGAGCCACGGTTCTCCAAGGACGACACCGTTGCGACGATGGAGGTCGCGACTCCGTACGAGGGTGGCAGTCAGCAGGCCCGCGACTCGTTGGTCAAGCTGCGCAAGGATCTGATGCCGGAAACGGTCGGCAAGGTGCCCGGCGTCGAGTACGCGGTCGGTGGGTTCGTGGCCGCGGACGTGGACTACGCGGCGCATACGAAGTCGAAGTTGCCACTGGTGATCGGGTTCGTACTGCTGCTGACGATGATCGTGATGATGGTGACGTTCCGCTCGGTGGTGGTCGCGATCACCGCGATCGCGCTGAACCTGCTGAGCGCGGGCGCGGCGTACGGTGTCGTGACCGCGGTCTTCCAGAACACCTGGGCCGAAGGGCTGCTGCACTTCCGGTCGAACGGTGCGGTGGTGAGTTGGCTGCCACTGTTCCTGTTCGTGGTGCTGTTCGGCCTGTCGATGGACTACCACGTGTTCGTGGTCAGCCGGATTCGTGAAGCGGTGCTGCGCGGCGTACCGACCAAGCAGGCGGTGGCCGAGGGAATCACCGGTTCGGCCGGCGTGGTCACGAGCGCGGCGGCCGTGATGGTCGGGGTGTTCGCGGTCTTCGCGACACTGAGCACCCTGGACATGAAGCAGCTCGGCGTCGGCCTCGCGGTCGCGATCCTGATCGACGCGACGATCATCCGCGCGGTCGTGCTCCCGAGCGCGATGATCCTGCTCGGCGAGGCGAACTGGTGGGCCCCCAAGTGGCTCCGCCGCAACCCCGCCAAGCACGCGGCCCCAGTCCCAACAGAAGAAGAACGCGAACTGACCCCCGTCGGCTAACCACCCCGTCAGGCGCTCCACCTCCCCAAGGTGGAGCGCCTGCCGCGCCACGCTCTGACCTCTTGACCCGCCTGCTGTCGAGCCGACTTCTTGACCGGCCTGCCGCCGCGCGGCTAGTTCTCACCCGCCTGCTGTCGGGCGCGGTGGGCGGCGGCTTTTACCCGGCTCTGGCATTGCGGTGAGCAGAACCTGCGCTGCCCGTTCTTGGACACGTCCACGAAGACTCGATCGCACTGCGGCGCCGCGCACACCCCGAGCCGCCCGCCCAGGTCACTGCCGACCGCGAGAGCCAGACCGGCCGCGCATCCGGCCGCCCAACCGTTGGCGAGCTGCTCGTCAGGCCCGTGAAAATGCAGACTCCACGGCCGATCCTGGCCGCGGTCGAGCTGCGGGCGCGCGTTCGTTTCCACCAGCAACGCGTTGATCTCGACGGCGGCCGAGTCCAGGTCGCCGGAACTCGCGGCCTCGAAGACGGTCCGCATCCGTCCCGCCAGCTGTACCAGCCGCCGCGCGTCGTCCGCCGGCACCGATTCGGCCGAGTACCCGAGTGCGGTGAGCGCGCCGGCGACGGCCGCGGTGACTGCCTCGGGTTCGTCCGCGGGTGCGTCGTACGCGACCCCGCCGGAGTACCCGGGCGTCAGCCGGTTCACGTACTCCACCGACGCGGCCAGCACCACCCGGGCATGACTATCAAAAGACACTTGACCAGTCATGCATAGCCTCCTTAGGCTCTCTCGTGACCGATCATATCCATTTAGATAGTCACGGAGAAGTTCGATGAGTGCTGTGTCCACCCCGATGGCGCCCTGGCGCGGCCTTTCTCCGGCGGTCTGGATTCTGGTGCTGGCCCGGGCGGTCAACAAGATCGGCGCGTTCACCCTGCCATTCCTCGGCGTGGTGCTCACGGTCGAGTTCGGCGCGTCGCTGGGTCAGACCGGGGTGATCCTCGCGGTCTTCGGCGCCGCGACGATCCCGTCCCGGTTGCTCGGCGGTCAGCTTGCCGACCGCCTCGGCCGCCGCCGTACGATCGTCCTCGGTCTGACCGGTTGCGCGGTCGCCCAGCTCTGGATCGCGTTCAGCCACGCCCTCTGGTCGGCGGTGCTCGCCACGATCCTGCTCGGCTTCGCGTTCGAGATCTACGAACCACCGAGCCAGGCGATGATCGCGGACGTCACCGATCCGGAAGACCGGCCCGCCGCGTACGGCCTGTACAGCGCGGCCCTCGCCGCCGCCGGCGTACTGGCCGGGCTGCTCGCCGCCGCGATCAGCCACTGGGACCTCCGCTGGCTGTTCGCCGCCGATGCGATCACCTGCCTGGCCTGTTCCGTACTGGTCGCGCTGACCCTCCCGAACGAGGCACGCGAGCCGAAGGAACCAACCCCCACCGTGCCGGTATGGCGCGATCGCCGCCTGATGCTGCTGCTCGCGGGCGGCACCGTGTTCGCGACGATCTACATGCAACTCGTCATCGGCGTACCGCTGACTCTCCTCGAGCAGGGCCTGCCGAAGTCGGGTACGGGCATCATCCTCGCGGTGTCGGCCGTGACCCTGATCGCCGCCCAGCGCCTGCTCCGAGTGCAGCATCTGGACGACTTCCGCGCGATCGCCACCGGCTACGTACTGGTCGCGGTCGGCCTGGTCGTCGTCGCACTCGCGCACAGTCTCGCGATC
The genomic region above belongs to Kribbella solani and contains:
- a CDS encoding CGNR zinc finger domain-containing protein; the protein is MTGQVSFDSHARVVLAASVEYVNRLTPGYSGGVAYDAPADEPEAVTAAVAGALTALGYSAESVPADDARRLVQLAGRMRTVFEAASSGDLDSAAVEINALLVETNARPQLDRGQDRPWSLHFHGPDEQLANGWAAGCAAGLALAVGSDLGGRLGVCAAPQCDRVFVDVSKNGQRRFCSPQCQSRVKAAAHRARQQAGEN
- a CDS encoding M48 family metallopeptidase yields the protein MADSPPRPIPPYVDIRRSKRRKRTVSAYRDGERVVVLMPDRLSAAEEARWVETMLARLEKQRGRSRVSDEKLLARAHELACRHLPEVPEPASVRWVSNQNRRWGSCTPADRSIRLSTRLQSMPAWVVDYVLVHELAHLIEPTHNASFWALVHRYPKAERAEGYLEGVSAASSLNLEDF
- a CDS encoding DUF5679 domain-containing protein, which encodes MAETWSGEFYCVKCKAKRTADGEVKVNDKGTRMAKAKCPECGTNLNRILGKA
- a CDS encoding MMPL family transporter yields the protein MARGQITVRAARWSATHPWRAIAMWVVVVIACFALGSVTGTKQSKNEGDIGEVTRADTIVKSGNFDDPDVESVLITAPSGQLDQTQATKAAGVVVQRMRALGGVAEVAPPMPSPKHDAVIVRVTLKDAAEGTKADARVQPLLDTTAQVQQQYPNLRIEEVGGVSIDKALTETLGKDFKRAEMFSLPVTLAILLIAFGALIAASVPLLLALSAVAAAIGLAAAASQLVPAVDAVNSVILLIGMAVGVDYSLFYLRREREERAKGRGHVDAVEIAAATSGHAVVVSGTAVIISMAGLFLARDAVFSSFAVGSILVVAVAVVGSLTVLPAVLAKLGRWVDKPRIPLVWRLTASKGKPRFWPAVLKPALKHPVATLLVAVTALLAIASPALGMTLKFPGTEDLPRTTSVMKAYDRLTAAFPSTGTSHQVAVRAPANQQPAVKAALAELMQRTKGDKLFAADGLEEPRFSKDDTVATMEVATPYEGGSQQARDSLVKLRKDLMPETVGKVPGVEYAVGGFVAADVDYAAHTKSKLPLVIGFVLLLTMIVMMVTFRSVVVAITAIALNLLSAGAAYGVVTAVFQNTWAEGLLHFRSNGAVVSWLPLFLFVVLFGLSMDYHVFVVSRIREAVLRGVPTKQAVAEGITGSAGVVTSAAAVMVGVFAVFATLSTLDMKQLGVGLAVAILIDATIIRAVVLPSAMILLGEANWWAPKWLRRNPAKHAAPVPTEEERELTPVG
- a CDS encoding MFS transporter; protein product: MSAVSTPMAPWRGLSPAVWILVLARAVNKIGAFTLPFLGVVLTVEFGASLGQTGVILAVFGAATIPSRLLGGQLADRLGRRRTIVLGLTGCAVAQLWIAFSHALWSAVLATILLGFAFEIYEPPSQAMIADVTDPEDRPAAYGLYSAALAAAGVLAGLLAAAISHWDLRWLFAADAITCLACSVLVALTLPNEAREPKEPTPTVPVWRDRRLMLLLAGGTVFATIYMQLVIGVPLTLLEQGLPKSGTGIILAVSAVTLIAAQRLLRVQHLDDFRAIATGYVLVAVGLVVVALAHSLAIFLVAAVLWSLGELFLLARYLTQASGLAPEQARGRYLAVFGLSWGIATTIAPLTVTQLLASAGPAGLWLTTAAVAAVLAVLQPWFRKRLAPA